From the genome of Pseudomonas putida:
GTGAGCAGCGCGCGGCGCTCGAGCAGCGACGCCGATGTCAACCCTGGCGTCGGCACGGGCACCGGCAGCCAGGTGTTCAACTATAACGCCAAGGTCTACACCGACCAGGCCACGCCGCCAGCGGCCACCTATACCGACAGCGTTATCCTGGATGTGCAGTTCTGAAGGGCACTCAGGGAGACACCAGCAACCCCTGTAGGAGCGGGCTTGCCCGCGAAGAGGCCCTTCCAGATCAGCGCAAATCCCCAACCATCTTCAACAACGTCTCCAACACCGCCCCGCCAGCGCCTTGGACCGCGCCCCCGACCACCCGGTAAGCGCATTCGGCGCATCGTCATGGTCCTTGAACGGCATCTCCAAGGTCAGCGACAGGCAGTCATAGGCCTGCCCCACGGCATTGCACGCCAAGGTAAGGTTGGCCTGCCCTGGTTCGTCACGGGTGTAGCCGTGCACGGTCTGGAAGTCGGGGGTGATGCTGCTCAGCGTACTGCGGAACTGCTCCTCGAGTGTCGCCAGGCGCGGCGTATACCCCGGGTTGCCTTCGCAGGCGGCGGTGAACACATGGGGGATCTCCTCATCCCCATGCACGTCGATGAAGGCATCCACCCCGTACTGTTTCATCTGTGCCTGGGCGAAGAACACTTCCGGGCTTAGCTCGACGCTCGCGTCCTGCCAGGCCCGGTTGAGGTCCTTGCCCTTGAAGTTGGTGCGCAGGTGGCCGAGGAAGGCGCCATCTGGGTTCATGTTGGGGATCAGGTACAGGTCAGCCTTGGCCAGCAACTGCTGGACCACCGCATCGTTGGCCTGCAGGCGGTCGATCACGCCCTCCATGAACCACTCGGCCATATGCTCGCCAGGGTGCTGCTGGGCGATCAACCACAGCTTGCGCTTGCCCTGGCCGCCATCGCCTGCGCGCAGCAATGGAATATCCCGCCCCTGCACGCTGCGCCCGTGGGCCAGCAACTCGACGCCGGGAATCTGCTGGGCGCGTTCGATCAACTGGTTGTGGCGGGCGCGGGGGTAGGGTTCGAAGTAGGCAAACCAGGCGTGGTCCTGCGCGGCTTCGAGTTCGAACGACAATGCCTTGCCATCGAACTGGCTAGGCACGCGGAACCAGGTCTGCTGATCGTAGGAGGCCACGGCGTGGTAGCCGGTCCAGGCGTTCTTGTAGGACGACTCGGAGGCGTTGCCCAGGCTGAAGCGGTGGGTCGAGCCGGGGGTGAGACCGCTGGCCTTGAAGTGGAACCACTGGAAGTGGCCGCTGTGGGTGTCCGGGCGGATGGCCAGGTGGACCAGGGACGGGTTGCTGGCGTCCACGACCTGGATGTTGCCGGCATCGAAGTCGCAGTCGATCTGCAGGGGGGACGGCGTCGCGGTCATAGGCGGGGGCTCCTTGGGGGGCTTTGTTGTGGGGGTACTTTACACCGCCTGTTCGGTTTGCTGGGTTGCTACTGCATGTCGATGGTCACTCGACAAGCCAACTGGCATCGCCCTCCACCAGCGTGCCGCCGTGGCTGGTGGTATCGCCCTGGCGTGCGGCGGGGCTGCCTTCGATCAGCATGTGGTGGGCGCCAGTCTCGATGATGGCGCCGCAGCAGGTCTGGTCGCCGACGCGGGCGATGGCCTTGCCGTTGACGGAGGCCGAGCTGGCGCCGGAGATGACGACGCCCTCTCCGTGGAGGGGGCAGAGGTGGCGGTGGCCTACCAGGACGATGGGGTTCATTGGTTCTCCGTTTGTGTGGCCTGTATTGGTCTTCGGTTGCGCAGCATGGGATCGTGGAAAACGCATTCCTGCGCGAGTCCGCACAGCCGTATGCGGTGCCTCGGCCGTTCAGGGAGGGGAAGCGGAACGAAAGACCTCAGTCCTACTTCGTGAAACAGCTTTTTCGGGATGTGATTCTCCCCGAGGCGGGTTTGGCAAGTGACAACATCAAAATCTCTTACAGCAAGCGTCGTGGGTTCTGGCTAGGTTGTGGCTGTGGCCTGCTGGCATTTGTGGTGGCTGGCTCGGCTTTTCAGCATTTCTTCCTGATCAACCGAGACAAGGCAAATGCGGTGCTGGTGAAGAGCCAGGCATTCAAGACTGCCGTGGTGGAACAGCGGGTCGACCCCACCGGGCGCAACCTGTTGGGGCCTTTGCAGCAGGTTGGCGATGCTGTTTCGCTGTTCGGTGACTATCGATCGGCATGGCCAGTTCTTTCCGATGCAGGGCTGTACCAAGGGCGATCCATCGGCCCATTGGTGGACGAAGCCTATCTGGCCCTGTTGTCGCGACGCTTTCTACCGGCCTTGGCCAGCGGCTTGGTTGATGCCATTAACGCGGCACCCGAGGGCAGCGAACAACAGATGGCCGCGCTTCGGGTGTATCGCATGATTGAGGACCGGCACAACCGAAAGCCGGAATGGGTAGAGCAGTGGATGGCTCGGCAATGGCAATCGGCACTCCCTGGCGAAGGGCAGGTTCAGCAAGCCCTGATGCGTCATTTGCAGTATGCCCTGGCCTATGCGGACGCCGACCTTGGGGGGGAGCGCCTGCGCGTTGACGATGCTCAGCAAGCATTACGCAAAGTGCCATTGCAGCAACGCCTTTACGCCAACCTCAAGCACGAAGCGCAGAAAGATCTACGAACAGGCCTGGACTTGCGTCAACAGGTCGGGCCTGCTTTCGATGTCATTTATCAGCCGAGCGAAAATCCGCGCCTACCTGCGCTGCTGACGGCAAAGGGCTTCACTGCAGTCTTTGAGCCACAGAGCCAGCGACTGATGGACATGGCCATGATCGACCAGTGGGCTTTGGGTGAGCGCCAAACGCTGGATTATTCGCCCGCCGATCGCGCCGTCCTGACCGAGCAGATACGCAACCTGTACAGCGCCGACTACATCGACAGTTGGCGACAGTCGTTGAATCAACTGACCGTTACGGGCTTTCACGATCTGGACCATGGTGTGTCGGTACTGGCGCAGCTGACTGGGCCTGCCGCCCCCCTGCGGCGGTTGCTGGAGACCGTTCGTGACAACACTGTGTTCGACAACTTGCCTGCTCCAGGCGAAGAGCAGGACGGCTTGGACGCCGTCGCCGATTCACCTTCAGCACTCGGAAGGCATTCTCACGGTCTGGAAATCGGGCGAGCCTTTACTGAGTTGAACGAAATGCTTGAAACGACAGGGGATCGGCGCAGCTATTACGAAGAGACGCTTGCTGCCATCAAGGCTGTGCATGATTACGCCAGGGCAGTGCAGGACAGCCCAGAGCGCGGCAACGCTGCGCTGGATGTGGTGCTGGGGCGTTTCTCGATGAAGGGTGCCGATCCGATCGCCGTGTTACAGCGTGTGGCTGCTGGCCTGCCTGATCCGCTTCGCCAGCAAGTTGCGGCCATCGCCGAGCAGACCGCCCAGGTGCTTGTCGTCGAAGCCTTGTACGAACTCGAGCGCCGCTGGCATGCGGACGTCTACAGTTTCTTCGAGCAACGCCTGGCCGGCCGCTATCCATTCGTGAGCGGAGCCCCTGATGCGGCATTGGACGACTTTGAAGCGTTCTTTGGGCCCAAAGGTCGGTTGCAGGCGTTCCAAGAGCGGTATCTGGACGTGTTTCTCAAGGAAAACCTGAGCGCGCTCTATGCAGAAAATCGCGGGGGTTACCTGATTCGCACGGATGTAATGGAGCAGTTGGAGGCAGCAGCACGCATCCGTGAGACCTTTTTCGATAACCGCGGCAATCTCGGTGTGCAATTCAGCATTGAGCCTCTGGGGCTGGGGGCGAACCAGCGTGCTAGCTTGCTTGATCTTGAGGGGCAAATGATTGCGTATCCACAGGGGCCAAGGATGGTGGCAGGCGTGATCTGGCCTAATCCACGGCAAGCTCGCAGCAACCTTACGCTGCTACGAGACGATGGTCACAGCAGCAGCCTGGAATATCGTGGACCATGGTCGATGTTCCGATTGCTCAGCCGAGGCATGCTCAATGGACGCAACGCAACGAGTGTCGATCTGACCTTCAAAACGGCGCTTGGCGTTGCCCGCTACAAGCTGAGTTCGGAGAAGGCGTTCAACCCGATCACTCAGCAACCCTTCAAGGGTTTCACCCTGCCGCGGACGTTGCTCGAAGCTGACGGCCCGAAAGTTGGAATGGGCTTGACGAACTGACCGGTAGCCAGGCTACTCCTGGTCATGCCACCTCGTAAAAGCTGTAGGAGATAAGTCCTTCGCTTGTAGGAGGCATCCGATTTCAAGCTACTTTCAGTTCCCTGAGCCCATTGCTTGCGCATCCCCATGTTTCCGCCGGCCAAACCGTGTTTCAGTGAAAACGCATCAAGACACCTTTGACTGAAACCCAAAAACGGCAGGACATTCCGATGAACATTACCGAGGTGAATGACTTAATCAAGTCACTGGGTCAGCCATGTGTCGAATTAGAGGAGAACGTACTGTTGTGCAACGAACTCCTCAAGCTGGAGGAGGGGGGCGACAAGAACGCGTTTTTGATGTTACGCCCAGAGCCCGGGGTTGAGATGTGGATCTGGGTCAGGACCAAGGCGCTGGAAACGGTGCTTTTCTGTCTAATGGAGACGATAAACGGGGACGCGGCCTATAGCGGCGCGCTGCCGAGCCCGTTTTCGTTGAAGATGACCAAGCGCGATGTGAGGGCGCTTCTAGGGGAACCCTACGAGTCGTCACCGCCATCCGACGCACTTCGCGACCAGGGCTACGCCGGGACGGACTACTACCGTTATGGCGCGTCGACTTTTCCTGATGCACAAGTTGGATTGCAATACCGGGAAGATGGCCTCGTCTGTACGATAGGTTTTTCTCGGAAGGGTGCTGGGCTGCACTGAGTGTGCGGGCTATCACCATACAGGCGCGGTGGCGATCTGTGCGATTGGCTATCCGGTCGCCTCGCTACGCTAGCCACCGGAACTCAAGCCCAGAAGCCGAACGCGAGCAGTGCCGCCACTCCAAGCCCCACCGCCACCGAACATCCACCCAACGACAACGCCGCACGCCCATGCCGATACCAACCGTCCTGGCCCAGTTCCCGCGCTGGGGCCAGCAGTTGCCGCCAGCGCAATTCGGTGTCGTGGAATGCCTGGAGGTGTGCAGGGTCGGCATCCAGCCAGCGGCGAAAGTCGATGCGTTCGCATGAGGTGGCGTCGGGGCTTTGCAGGCGCACGTACCATTGGGCGGCCACGCTGGCGAGGGTGTCGCCCTGGGGGCGGGCGGCTTGCAGTGCTTGGCTCATGTTTCGTTCGATACTGCGCAACGGCAGGTCGAGGCGGATGGCGATGCTGGCGAAATCGAGTTGATCCAGGCGATTGAGCAGGAACACTTGCTGCACACGCCGGGGCAGGCGCTTGAGGCCATGCAGTAGGGCGCTGTCGGCCACTTGCTCGGCGGATGGCGTAGGGTGCTCAAGGGGCAGCAGCAGACGGCTCATGGACAGCTCCTTGCTCAAAAGGGTAGGGATGGGGGCATCTTCCTTGATGCGGAATCAGAGTAGGCGAAACGAGATTGATTCTCAAGTGCTGATTCCGCAAAGATTTGTAATGAGCGTTCACGCTCTAACATACTTTTGCTATCATGCCGGCCATCAACGATCTTCATTAGC
Proteins encoded in this window:
- a CDS encoding DUF4880 domain-containing protein, translating into MSRLLLPLEHPTPSAEQVADSALLHGLKRLPRRVQQVFLLNRLDQLDFASIAIRLDLPLRSIERNMSQALQAARPQGDTLASVAAQWYVRLQSPDATSCERIDFRRWLDADPAHLQAFHDTELRWRQLLAPARELGQDGWYRHGRAALSLGGCSVAVGLGVAALLAFGFWA
- a CDS encoding PAAR domain-containing protein — its product is MNPIVLVGHRHLCPLHGEGVVISGASSASVNGKAIARVGDQTCCGAIIETGAHHMLIEGSPAARQGDTTSHGGTLVEGDASWLVE
- a CDS encoding DUF6392 family protein; its protein translation is MNITEVNDLIKSLGQPCVELEENVLLCNELLKLEEGGDKNAFLMLRPEPGVEMWIWVRTKALETVLFCLMETINGDAAYSGALPSPFSLKMTKRDVRALLGEPYESSPPSDALRDQGYAGTDYYRYGASTFPDAQVGLQYREDGLVCTIGFSRKGAGLH